From the Choloepus didactylus isolate mChoDid1 chromosome 22, mChoDid1.pri, whole genome shotgun sequence genome, one window contains:
- the ADCY7 gene encoding adenylate cyclase type 7 isoform X1, which produces MPAKGRYFLNEGEGDPEQDALYEKYCLTSQHGPLLLTLLLVAIAACVALIAIAFISWEPSGRQAVLVTAFLTLAVFVALYVLVYAECTTRRWLRTWALLVWGCLLALGYVLVFDSRMHAACAWEQVPFFLFVVFVVYTLLPFSTQGAVAVGIFSTVSHLLVLSVLMGAFTAPSVLVGQQLLAYTAAFLCGNLTGAFHKHQMQDAARDLFTYAVKCIQIWRKLCLKKRQQENLLLSVLPAHISMGMKLAIIERLKERGDRRYMPDNNFHSLYVKRHQNVSILYADIVGFTRLASDCSPKELVVVLNELFGKFDQIAKANECMRIKILGDCYYCVSGLPVSLPTHARNCVKMGLDMCEAIKQVREATGVDISMRVGIHSGNVLCGVIGLRKWQYDVWSHDVSLANRMEAAGVPGRVHITEATLNHLDRAYEVEDGHGQQRDPYLKEMNIRTYLVIDPRSQQPPPPSQHLTRPKGDAALKMRASVRMTRYLESWGAARPFAHLNHRESVSSSETLVPNGRRPKAIPLRRHRAPDRSASPKGRSEDDSYDEAMLSAIEGLSSTRPCCTKSGDFHTFGSIFLEKDVEQEYRLAPIPRARNYFACAGLVFLCILLIHVLLMPRMLPLGVSFGLVACVLGLVLSLCFAEEFLRCCPAWGVLRAVSERVETQPLLRVALAVLTVGSLLTIAIVHLPLTPLPAMPGGNDTSPGAAGSRERTLCELLPYYTCSCILGFVACSVFLRMSLELKVVLLTVALVAYLVTFNIVPCQHWHCCGHGPDNLTDTSEALRYSPSCSWRDVKTMINFYLVLFYVTLIMLSRQIDYYCRLDCLWKKKFKKEHEEYETMENVNRLLLENVLPAHVAAHFIGDKLNEDWYHQSYDCVCVMFASVPDFKVFYTECNINKEGLECLRLLNEIIADFDELLLKPKFSSVEKIKTIGSTYMAAAGLSVTPGHEHQELERQHAHIGITVEFSIALMSKLDGINRHSFNSFRLRVGINHGPVIAGVIGARKPQYDIWGNTVNVASRMESTGELGKIQVTEETCTILQGLGYSCECRGLINVKGKGELRTYFVCTDTAKFQGLGLN; this is translated from the exons ATGCCGGCCAAGGGGCGCTACTTCCTCAATGAGGGTGAGGGGGATCCGGAGCAGGACGCGCTGTACGAGAAGTACTGCCTTACCAGCCAGCACGGGCCGCTGCTGCTCACGCTCCTGCTGGTGGCCATCGCTGCCTGTGTCGCCCTCATCGCCATCGCCTTCATCTCCTGG GAACCCTCTGGCCGCCAGGCTGTGCTGGTGACGGCGTTCCTGACCCTTGCTGTGTTCGTCGCTCTCTATGTGCTGGTGTACGCTGAGTGTACCACCCGGCGGTGGCTGCGCACCTGGGCGCTGCTCGTCTGGGGCTGCCTCCTGGCACTGGGCTACGTGCTGGTGTTCGACTCCCGGATGCACGCGGCCTGTGCCTGGGAGCAG GTGCCCTTCTTCCTGTTCGTGGTCTTCGTGGTGTACACGCTGCTGCCCTTCAGCACGCAGGGGGCCGTCGCCGTGGGCATCTTCTCCACTGTGTCCCACCTCCTGGTGCTCAGTGTGCTGATGGGGGCTTTCACGGCGCCCAGTGTCCTGGTGGGGCAGCAG CTGCTGGCCTACACCGCCGCCTTCCTGTGCGGGAACCTCACGGGCGCCTTCCACAAGCACCAGATGCAGGACGCCGCGCGGGACCTCTTCACCTACGCCGTGAAGTGCATCCAGATCTGGCGCAAGCTGTGCCTCAAGAAGCGTCAGCAG GAGAACCTGCTGCTGTCAGTGCTGCcggcccacatctccatgggcaTGAAGCTGGCCATCATTGAGAGGCTCAAGGAGCGGGGGGACCGCCGCTACATGCCTGACAACAACTTCCACAGTCTCTACGTCAAGCGACACCAGAATGTCAG CATCCTCTATGCAGACATCGTGGGCTTCACGCGGCTGGCCAGTGACTGCTCCCCCAAGGAGCTGGTGGTGGTGCTCAACGAGCTCTTCGGCAAATTTGACCAGATCGCCAAG GCCAACGAGTGCATGCGCATCAAGATCCTGGGCGACTGCTACTACTGCGTGTCGGGCCTGCCCGTGTCCCTGCCCACCCACGCCCGCAACTGCGTGAAGATGGGGCTGGACATGTGCGAAGCTATTAA GCAGGTGCGGGAGGCCACGGGCGTGGACATCAGCATGCGCGTGGGCATTCACTCGGGGAACGTGCTCTGCGGGGTCATCGGCCTGCGCAAGTGGCAGTACGACGTGTGGTCCCACGACGTGTCCCTGGCCAACAGGATGGAGGCGGCCGGAGTCCCGGG CCGAGTGCACATCACGGAGGCAACGCTGAACCACCTGGACAGGGCGTACGAGGTGGAGGACGGGCACGGGCAGCAGCGGGACCCCTACCTGAAGGAGATGAACATCCGCACCTACCTGGTCATCGATCCCCGG AGCCAGCAGCCGCCCCCACCCAGCCAGCACCTCACAAGGCCCAAGGGGGATGCGGCGCTGAAGATGCGGGCGTCCGTGCGCATGACCCGCTACCTCGAGTCCTGGGGGGCCGCGCGGCCCTTCGCGCACCTCAACCACCGTGAAAGCGTGAGCAGCAGCGAGACCCTTGTCCCCAACGGGCGGAGGCCCAAG GCCATTCCCCTGCGGCGCCACCGGGCCCCTGACAG AAGCGCATCTCCCAAGGGGCGGTCGGAGGACGACTCGTATGACGAGGCGATGCTGTCGGCCATTGAGGGGCTCAGCTCCACCAG ACCCTGCTGCACCAAGTCTGGTGACTTCCACACCTTTGGGTCCATCTTCCTGGAGAAGGACGTGGAGCAAGAG TACCGCCTGGCGCCCATCCCCCGGGCCCGCAACTACTTTGCTTGTGCTGGCCTCGTCTTCCTCTGCATCCTGCTTATCCACGTCCTGCTGATGCCCAG GATGCTGCCCCTGGGCGTGTCCTTCGGGCTGGTGGCCTGCGTGCTGGGGCTGGTGCTGAGCCTGTGCTTTGCTGAAGAGTTCCTG AGGTGCTGCCCAGCCTGGGGGGTGCTCCGGGCTGTGTCCGAGAGGGTGGAGACGCAGCCCCTGCTGCGGGTGGCGCTGGCCGTGCTGACCGTGGGCAGCCTGCTCACCATCGCCATCGTCCACCTG CCACTGACGCCTCTGCCAGCGATGCCTGGTGGGAATGACACGAGCCCGGGGGCTGCGGGGAGCAGGGAGAGGACCCTGTGCGAGCTCCTCCCG TACTACACCTGCAGCTGCATCCTGGGCTTCGTCGCCTGCTCCGTcttcctgaggatgagcctggagctGAAGGTCGTGCTGCTGACAGTGGCCTTGGTGGCCTACCTGGTGACCTTCAACATCGTCCCATGCCAGCACTGGCACTGCTGCGGCCACGGCCCGGACAACCTCACCGACACCAGTGAGGCCCTCAGGTA CTCCCCATCTTGTTCATGGAGGGATGTGAAGACGATGATTAACTTTTACCTGGTGCTGTTCTATGTCACCCTCATCATGCTGTCCAGACAG ATCGACTATTACTGCCGCTTGGACTGCCTGTGGAAGAAGAAGTTCAAGAAGGAGCACGAGGAGTACGAAACCATGGAGAACGTGAACCGCCTTCTTCTGGAGAACGTGCTCCCGGCCCACGTGGCCGCGCACTTCATCGGGGACAAGTTGAATGAG GACTGGTACCATCAGTCGTACGACTGCGTCTGCGTCATGTTTGCATCTGTGCCCGATTTCAAAGTGTTCTACACGGAGTGCAACATCAACAAGGAGGGGCTGGAGTGCCTGCGCCTGCTCAACGAGATCATCGCCGACTTCGACGAG CTGCTCTTGAAGCCCAAGTTCAGCAGCGTGGAGAAGATCAAGACCATCGGCAGCACCTACATGGCCGCGGCAGGGCTCAGCGTCACTCCGGGCCATGAGCACCAG GAGCTGGAGCGGCAGCACGCCCACATCGGCATCACGGTGGAGTTCAGCATCGCCCTGATGAGCAAGCTGGACGGCATCAACAGGCACTCCTTCAACTCCTTCCGCCTCCGCGTCG GCATAAACCACGGGCCTGTGATTGCTGGAGTGATTGGGGCACGAAAACCTCAGTATGACATCTGGGGAAACACGGTCAACGTTGCCAGCCGAATGGAGAGCACCGGGGAGCTCGGGAAAATCCAG GTTACTGAAGAGACGTGCACCATCCTCCAGGGACTGGGTTATTCTTGTGAGTGCCGCGGACTGATTAACGTCAAAGGCAAAGGCGAGCTGAGGACTTACTTTGTCTGCACAGACACTGCCAAgttccaggggctggggctgaactga
- the ADCY7 gene encoding adenylate cyclase type 7 isoform X3: protein MPAKGRYFLNEGEGDPEQDALYEKYCLTSQHGPLLLTLLLVAIAACVALIAIAFISWEPSGRQAVLVTAFLTLAVFVALYVLVYAECTTRRWLRTWALLVWGCLLALGYVLVFDSRMHAACAWEQVPFFLFVVFVVYTLLPFSTQGAVAVGIFSTVSHLLVLSVLMGAFTAPSVLVGQQLLAYTAAFLCGNLTGAFHKHQMQDAARDLFTYAVKCIQIWRKLCLKKRQQENLLLSVLPAHISMGMKLAIIERLKERGDRRYMPDNNFHSLYVKRHQNVSILYADIVGFTRLASDCSPKELVVVLNELFGKFDQIAKANECMRIKILGDCYYCVSGLPVSLPTHARNCVKMGLDMCEAIKQVREATGVDISMRVGIHSGNVLCGVIGLRKWQYDVWSHDVSLANRMEAAGVPGAYEVEDGHGQQRDPYLKEMNIRTYLVIDPRSQQPPPPSQHLTRPKGDAALKMRASVRMTRYLESWGAARPFAHLNHRESVSSSETLVPNGRRPKAIPLRRHRAPDRSASPKGRSEDDSYDEAMLSAIEGLSSTRPCCTKSGDFHTFGSIFLEKDVEQEYRLAPIPRARNYFACAGLVFLCILLIHVLLMPRMLPLGVSFGLVACVLGLVLSLCFAEEFLRCCPAWGVLRAVSERVETQPLLRVALAVLTVGSLLTIAIVHLPLTPLPAMPGGNDTSPGAAGSRERTLCELLPYYTCSCILGFVACSVFLRMSLELKVVLLTVALVAYLVTFNIVPCQHWHCCGHGPDNLTDTSEALRYSPSCSWRDVKTMINFYLVLFYVTLIMLSRQIDYYCRLDCLWKKKFKKEHEEYETMENVNRLLLENVLPAHVAAHFIGDKLNEDWYHQSYDCVCVMFASVPDFKVFYTECNINKEGLECLRLLNEIIADFDELLLKPKFSSVEKIKTIGSTYMAAAGLSVTPGHEHQELERQHAHIGITVEFSIALMSKLDGINRHSFNSFRLRVGINHGPVIAGVIGARKPQYDIWGNTVNVASRMESTGELGKIQVTEETCTILQGLGYSCECRGLINVKGKGELRTYFVCTDTAKFQGLGLN, encoded by the exons ATGCCGGCCAAGGGGCGCTACTTCCTCAATGAGGGTGAGGGGGATCCGGAGCAGGACGCGCTGTACGAGAAGTACTGCCTTACCAGCCAGCACGGGCCGCTGCTGCTCACGCTCCTGCTGGTGGCCATCGCTGCCTGTGTCGCCCTCATCGCCATCGCCTTCATCTCCTGG GAACCCTCTGGCCGCCAGGCTGTGCTGGTGACGGCGTTCCTGACCCTTGCTGTGTTCGTCGCTCTCTATGTGCTGGTGTACGCTGAGTGTACCACCCGGCGGTGGCTGCGCACCTGGGCGCTGCTCGTCTGGGGCTGCCTCCTGGCACTGGGCTACGTGCTGGTGTTCGACTCCCGGATGCACGCGGCCTGTGCCTGGGAGCAG GTGCCCTTCTTCCTGTTCGTGGTCTTCGTGGTGTACACGCTGCTGCCCTTCAGCACGCAGGGGGCCGTCGCCGTGGGCATCTTCTCCACTGTGTCCCACCTCCTGGTGCTCAGTGTGCTGATGGGGGCTTTCACGGCGCCCAGTGTCCTGGTGGGGCAGCAG CTGCTGGCCTACACCGCCGCCTTCCTGTGCGGGAACCTCACGGGCGCCTTCCACAAGCACCAGATGCAGGACGCCGCGCGGGACCTCTTCACCTACGCCGTGAAGTGCATCCAGATCTGGCGCAAGCTGTGCCTCAAGAAGCGTCAGCAG GAGAACCTGCTGCTGTCAGTGCTGCcggcccacatctccatgggcaTGAAGCTGGCCATCATTGAGAGGCTCAAGGAGCGGGGGGACCGCCGCTACATGCCTGACAACAACTTCCACAGTCTCTACGTCAAGCGACACCAGAATGTCAG CATCCTCTATGCAGACATCGTGGGCTTCACGCGGCTGGCCAGTGACTGCTCCCCCAAGGAGCTGGTGGTGGTGCTCAACGAGCTCTTCGGCAAATTTGACCAGATCGCCAAG GCCAACGAGTGCATGCGCATCAAGATCCTGGGCGACTGCTACTACTGCGTGTCGGGCCTGCCCGTGTCCCTGCCCACCCACGCCCGCAACTGCGTGAAGATGGGGCTGGACATGTGCGAAGCTATTAA GCAGGTGCGGGAGGCCACGGGCGTGGACATCAGCATGCGCGTGGGCATTCACTCGGGGAACGTGCTCTGCGGGGTCATCGGCCTGCGCAAGTGGCAGTACGACGTGTGGTCCCACGACGTGTCCCTGGCCAACAGGATGGAGGCGGCCGGAGTCCCGGG GGCGTACGAGGTGGAGGACGGGCACGGGCAGCAGCGGGACCCCTACCTGAAGGAGATGAACATCCGCACCTACCTGGTCATCGATCCCCGG AGCCAGCAGCCGCCCCCACCCAGCCAGCACCTCACAAGGCCCAAGGGGGATGCGGCGCTGAAGATGCGGGCGTCCGTGCGCATGACCCGCTACCTCGAGTCCTGGGGGGCCGCGCGGCCCTTCGCGCACCTCAACCACCGTGAAAGCGTGAGCAGCAGCGAGACCCTTGTCCCCAACGGGCGGAGGCCCAAG GCCATTCCCCTGCGGCGCCACCGGGCCCCTGACAG AAGCGCATCTCCCAAGGGGCGGTCGGAGGACGACTCGTATGACGAGGCGATGCTGTCGGCCATTGAGGGGCTCAGCTCCACCAG ACCCTGCTGCACCAAGTCTGGTGACTTCCACACCTTTGGGTCCATCTTCCTGGAGAAGGACGTGGAGCAAGAG TACCGCCTGGCGCCCATCCCCCGGGCCCGCAACTACTTTGCTTGTGCTGGCCTCGTCTTCCTCTGCATCCTGCTTATCCACGTCCTGCTGATGCCCAG GATGCTGCCCCTGGGCGTGTCCTTCGGGCTGGTGGCCTGCGTGCTGGGGCTGGTGCTGAGCCTGTGCTTTGCTGAAGAGTTCCTG AGGTGCTGCCCAGCCTGGGGGGTGCTCCGGGCTGTGTCCGAGAGGGTGGAGACGCAGCCCCTGCTGCGGGTGGCGCTGGCCGTGCTGACCGTGGGCAGCCTGCTCACCATCGCCATCGTCCACCTG CCACTGACGCCTCTGCCAGCGATGCCTGGTGGGAATGACACGAGCCCGGGGGCTGCGGGGAGCAGGGAGAGGACCCTGTGCGAGCTCCTCCCG TACTACACCTGCAGCTGCATCCTGGGCTTCGTCGCCTGCTCCGTcttcctgaggatgagcctggagctGAAGGTCGTGCTGCTGACAGTGGCCTTGGTGGCCTACCTGGTGACCTTCAACATCGTCCCATGCCAGCACTGGCACTGCTGCGGCCACGGCCCGGACAACCTCACCGACACCAGTGAGGCCCTCAGGTA CTCCCCATCTTGTTCATGGAGGGATGTGAAGACGATGATTAACTTTTACCTGGTGCTGTTCTATGTCACCCTCATCATGCTGTCCAGACAG ATCGACTATTACTGCCGCTTGGACTGCCTGTGGAAGAAGAAGTTCAAGAAGGAGCACGAGGAGTACGAAACCATGGAGAACGTGAACCGCCTTCTTCTGGAGAACGTGCTCCCGGCCCACGTGGCCGCGCACTTCATCGGGGACAAGTTGAATGAG GACTGGTACCATCAGTCGTACGACTGCGTCTGCGTCATGTTTGCATCTGTGCCCGATTTCAAAGTGTTCTACACGGAGTGCAACATCAACAAGGAGGGGCTGGAGTGCCTGCGCCTGCTCAACGAGATCATCGCCGACTTCGACGAG CTGCTCTTGAAGCCCAAGTTCAGCAGCGTGGAGAAGATCAAGACCATCGGCAGCACCTACATGGCCGCGGCAGGGCTCAGCGTCACTCCGGGCCATGAGCACCAG GAGCTGGAGCGGCAGCACGCCCACATCGGCATCACGGTGGAGTTCAGCATCGCCCTGATGAGCAAGCTGGACGGCATCAACAGGCACTCCTTCAACTCCTTCCGCCTCCGCGTCG GCATAAACCACGGGCCTGTGATTGCTGGAGTGATTGGGGCACGAAAACCTCAGTATGACATCTGGGGAAACACGGTCAACGTTGCCAGCCGAATGGAGAGCACCGGGGAGCTCGGGAAAATCCAG GTTACTGAAGAGACGTGCACCATCCTCCAGGGACTGGGTTATTCTTGTGAGTGCCGCGGACTGATTAACGTCAAAGGCAAAGGCGAGCTGAGGACTTACTTTGTCTGCACAGACACTGCCAAgttccaggggctggggctgaactga
- the ADCY7 gene encoding adenylate cyclase type 7 isoform X2, with protein MPAKGRYFLNEGEGDPEQDALYEKYCLTSQHGPLLLTLLLVAIAACVALIAIAFISWEPSGRQAVLVTAFLTLAVFVALYVLVYAECTTRRWLRTWALLVWGCLLALGYVLVFDSRMHAACAWEQVPFFLFVVFVVYTLLPFSTQGAVAVGIFSTVSHLLVLSVLMGAFTAPSVLVGQQLLAYTAAFLCGNLTGAFHKHQMQDAARDLFTYAVKCIQIWRKLCLKKRQQENLLLSVLPAHISMGMKLAIIERLKERGDRRYMPDNNFHSLYVKRHQNVSILYADIVGFTRLASDCSPKELVVVLNELFGKFDQIAKANECMRIKILGDCYYCVSGLPVSLPTHARNCVKMGLDMCEAIKQVREATGVDISMRVGIHSGNVLCGVIGLRKWQYDVWSHDVSLANRMEAAGVPGRVHITEATLNHLDRAYEVEDGHGQQRDPYLKEMNIRTYLVIDPRSQQPPPPSQHLTRPKGDAALKMRASVRMTRYLESWGAARPFAHLNHRESVSSSETLVPNGRRPKAIPLRRHRAPDRSASPKGRSEDDSYDEAMLSAIEGLSSTRPCCTKSGDFHTFGSIFLEKDVEQEYRLAPIPRARNYFACAGLVFLCILLIHVLLMPRMLPLGVSFGLVACVLGLVLSLCFAEEFLRCCPAWGVLRAVSERVETQPLLRVALAVLTVGSLLTIAIVHLPLTPLPAMPGGNDTSPGAAGSRERTLCELLPYYTCSCILGFVACSVFLRMSLELKVVLLTVALVAYLVTFNIVPCQHWHCCGHGPDNLTDTSEALSSPSCSWRDVKTMINFYLVLFYVTLIMLSRQIDYYCRLDCLWKKKFKKEHEEYETMENVNRLLLENVLPAHVAAHFIGDKLNEDWYHQSYDCVCVMFASVPDFKVFYTECNINKEGLECLRLLNEIIADFDELLLKPKFSSVEKIKTIGSTYMAAAGLSVTPGHEHQELERQHAHIGITVEFSIALMSKLDGINRHSFNSFRLRVGINHGPVIAGVIGARKPQYDIWGNTVNVASRMESTGELGKIQVTEETCTILQGLGYSCECRGLINVKGKGELRTYFVCTDTAKFQGLGLN; from the exons ATGCCGGCCAAGGGGCGCTACTTCCTCAATGAGGGTGAGGGGGATCCGGAGCAGGACGCGCTGTACGAGAAGTACTGCCTTACCAGCCAGCACGGGCCGCTGCTGCTCACGCTCCTGCTGGTGGCCATCGCTGCCTGTGTCGCCCTCATCGCCATCGCCTTCATCTCCTGG GAACCCTCTGGCCGCCAGGCTGTGCTGGTGACGGCGTTCCTGACCCTTGCTGTGTTCGTCGCTCTCTATGTGCTGGTGTACGCTGAGTGTACCACCCGGCGGTGGCTGCGCACCTGGGCGCTGCTCGTCTGGGGCTGCCTCCTGGCACTGGGCTACGTGCTGGTGTTCGACTCCCGGATGCACGCGGCCTGTGCCTGGGAGCAG GTGCCCTTCTTCCTGTTCGTGGTCTTCGTGGTGTACACGCTGCTGCCCTTCAGCACGCAGGGGGCCGTCGCCGTGGGCATCTTCTCCACTGTGTCCCACCTCCTGGTGCTCAGTGTGCTGATGGGGGCTTTCACGGCGCCCAGTGTCCTGGTGGGGCAGCAG CTGCTGGCCTACACCGCCGCCTTCCTGTGCGGGAACCTCACGGGCGCCTTCCACAAGCACCAGATGCAGGACGCCGCGCGGGACCTCTTCACCTACGCCGTGAAGTGCATCCAGATCTGGCGCAAGCTGTGCCTCAAGAAGCGTCAGCAG GAGAACCTGCTGCTGTCAGTGCTGCcggcccacatctccatgggcaTGAAGCTGGCCATCATTGAGAGGCTCAAGGAGCGGGGGGACCGCCGCTACATGCCTGACAACAACTTCCACAGTCTCTACGTCAAGCGACACCAGAATGTCAG CATCCTCTATGCAGACATCGTGGGCTTCACGCGGCTGGCCAGTGACTGCTCCCCCAAGGAGCTGGTGGTGGTGCTCAACGAGCTCTTCGGCAAATTTGACCAGATCGCCAAG GCCAACGAGTGCATGCGCATCAAGATCCTGGGCGACTGCTACTACTGCGTGTCGGGCCTGCCCGTGTCCCTGCCCACCCACGCCCGCAACTGCGTGAAGATGGGGCTGGACATGTGCGAAGCTATTAA GCAGGTGCGGGAGGCCACGGGCGTGGACATCAGCATGCGCGTGGGCATTCACTCGGGGAACGTGCTCTGCGGGGTCATCGGCCTGCGCAAGTGGCAGTACGACGTGTGGTCCCACGACGTGTCCCTGGCCAACAGGATGGAGGCGGCCGGAGTCCCGGG CCGAGTGCACATCACGGAGGCAACGCTGAACCACCTGGACAGGGCGTACGAGGTGGAGGACGGGCACGGGCAGCAGCGGGACCCCTACCTGAAGGAGATGAACATCCGCACCTACCTGGTCATCGATCCCCGG AGCCAGCAGCCGCCCCCACCCAGCCAGCACCTCACAAGGCCCAAGGGGGATGCGGCGCTGAAGATGCGGGCGTCCGTGCGCATGACCCGCTACCTCGAGTCCTGGGGGGCCGCGCGGCCCTTCGCGCACCTCAACCACCGTGAAAGCGTGAGCAGCAGCGAGACCCTTGTCCCCAACGGGCGGAGGCCCAAG GCCATTCCCCTGCGGCGCCACCGGGCCCCTGACAG AAGCGCATCTCCCAAGGGGCGGTCGGAGGACGACTCGTATGACGAGGCGATGCTGTCGGCCATTGAGGGGCTCAGCTCCACCAG ACCCTGCTGCACCAAGTCTGGTGACTTCCACACCTTTGGGTCCATCTTCCTGGAGAAGGACGTGGAGCAAGAG TACCGCCTGGCGCCCATCCCCCGGGCCCGCAACTACTTTGCTTGTGCTGGCCTCGTCTTCCTCTGCATCCTGCTTATCCACGTCCTGCTGATGCCCAG GATGCTGCCCCTGGGCGTGTCCTTCGGGCTGGTGGCCTGCGTGCTGGGGCTGGTGCTGAGCCTGTGCTTTGCTGAAGAGTTCCTG AGGTGCTGCCCAGCCTGGGGGGTGCTCCGGGCTGTGTCCGAGAGGGTGGAGACGCAGCCCCTGCTGCGGGTGGCGCTGGCCGTGCTGACCGTGGGCAGCCTGCTCACCATCGCCATCGTCCACCTG CCACTGACGCCTCTGCCAGCGATGCCTGGTGGGAATGACACGAGCCCGGGGGCTGCGGGGAGCAGGGAGAGGACCCTGTGCGAGCTCCTCCCG TACTACACCTGCAGCTGCATCCTGGGCTTCGTCGCCTGCTCCGTcttcctgaggatgagcctggagctGAAGGTCGTGCTGCTGACAGTGGCCTTGGTGGCCTACCTGGTGACCTTCAACATCGTCCCATGCCAGCACTGGCACTGCTGCGGCCACGGCCCGGACAACCTCACCGACACCAGTGAGGCCCTCAG CTCCCCATCTTGTTCATGGAGGGATGTGAAGACGATGATTAACTTTTACCTGGTGCTGTTCTATGTCACCCTCATCATGCTGTCCAGACAG ATCGACTATTACTGCCGCTTGGACTGCCTGTGGAAGAAGAAGTTCAAGAAGGAGCACGAGGAGTACGAAACCATGGAGAACGTGAACCGCCTTCTTCTGGAGAACGTGCTCCCGGCCCACGTGGCCGCGCACTTCATCGGGGACAAGTTGAATGAG GACTGGTACCATCAGTCGTACGACTGCGTCTGCGTCATGTTTGCATCTGTGCCCGATTTCAAAGTGTTCTACACGGAGTGCAACATCAACAAGGAGGGGCTGGAGTGCCTGCGCCTGCTCAACGAGATCATCGCCGACTTCGACGAG CTGCTCTTGAAGCCCAAGTTCAGCAGCGTGGAGAAGATCAAGACCATCGGCAGCACCTACATGGCCGCGGCAGGGCTCAGCGTCACTCCGGGCCATGAGCACCAG GAGCTGGAGCGGCAGCACGCCCACATCGGCATCACGGTGGAGTTCAGCATCGCCCTGATGAGCAAGCTGGACGGCATCAACAGGCACTCCTTCAACTCCTTCCGCCTCCGCGTCG GCATAAACCACGGGCCTGTGATTGCTGGAGTGATTGGGGCACGAAAACCTCAGTATGACATCTGGGGAAACACGGTCAACGTTGCCAGCCGAATGGAGAGCACCGGGGAGCTCGGGAAAATCCAG GTTACTGAAGAGACGTGCACCATCCTCCAGGGACTGGGTTATTCTTGTGAGTGCCGCGGACTGATTAACGTCAAAGGCAAAGGCGAGCTGAGGACTTACTTTGTCTGCACAGACACTGCCAAgttccaggggctggggctgaactga